Proteins from a genomic interval of Lolium perenne isolate Kyuss_39 chromosome 1, Kyuss_2.0, whole genome shotgun sequence:
- the LOC127303243 gene encoding uncharacterized protein isoform X1, protein MGSRGRMLFDLNELPTEAEEEAAVVLSQPQLPVPNIYPSNLFLQQGVPQTQGILNNYAFKHASSGSGFQPFVRSKVSNNGDTKENLDATAASTSMATVAHHAETSNQVSQAVEREEGEWSDADCASDTAGSGVSNKEELAGMANIEVKGESLERESATVKSADVIKDDAAADPSDTEMVDVSKDPLLRAPTGPESTKNSECKGNQSGDDLDQGNKLKDVKGVEASYALKFTNNPAKRPKLDEHKVAMLGKKRARQTVFINVEDAKQAGTMKTITPRRQSSFPAPIVTRTVKEGSRGVGERATEKPSQPVVRDQKQSELIGSERSNSADPSDQNGEPNGDVELGSHGRSKKMNAEEPPSDCYQQSVPRQASSKQPMDPKQFKSRPVSSQRAVLTGQNTADQKTANKRSLVPKRQASGSNTQYNDSSVERLIREVTNDKFWHNPEEEELQCVPGSFDSAEEYIKVFEPLLFEECRAQLYSSYEESLEAASRDAHVMVRVKSVDRRERGWYDVIVLPTHEYKWTFKEGEVAILSFPRPSSAAQSSRSNRKTAPSVEDAEAESGRLVGTVRRHMPIDTREPIGAIIHFYVGDSFDSSSEANVLKKLQPRSTWYLTGLGSLATTQREYVALHAFRRLNVQMQNAILQPSPEHFPKYQEQPPAMPDCFTPSFSDHINRTFNGPQLSAIHWAAMHTAAGTSNGVVKKQEPWPFTLVQGPPGTGKTHTVWGMLNVIHLVQYQYYYAALLKKLAPESYKQVSSTTNSTSETFAAGSIDEVLQSMDQNLFRTLPKLCPKPRMLVCAPSNAATDELLSRVLDRGFIDGEMKVYRPDVARVGVDTQSRAAQAVSVERRTEQLLMKGRDEVIGWLQQLKGREQQLSQEIGLLQRELNMVAVSGRSQGSVGVDPEVLAHRDRNRDILLQKLAASVESRDKVLVEMSRLLILEGKFRVGGNFNLEDARSSLEASFANEAEIVFTTVSSSGRRLFSRLSHGFDMVVIDEAAQASEVGVLPPLALGAARCVLVGDPQQLPATVISKAAGTLLYSRSLFERFQQAGCPTILLSVQYRMHPQIRDFPSRYFYQGRLTDSETVVKLPDESYYKDALMSPYIFYDISHGRESHRGGSSSYQNVHEAQFALRLYEHLQKLVKANGGKKASVGIITPYKLQLKCLQREFEEVMNTEEGKDIYINTVDAFQGQERDVIIMSCVRASNHGVGFVADIRRMNVALTRARRALWVVGNANALVQSEDWAALVADAKARKCFIDLDSIPKDFLAMKVSSNTPGRNSSNNTRNMRAGGPRPRHLDMLPDSRIGMRSDDDERVNSVSRNASNRNLDDLGRPGDRSRENLQFGLPRRPNSSNGSRREV, encoded by the exons ATGGGTTCTCGAGGAAGGATGTTATTTGACCTCAATGAGCTCCCAACAGAAGCTGAAGAAGAAGCTGCGGTTGTTTTGTCCCAACCTCAACTTCCTGTTCCCAATATATATCCCTCAAATTTGTTTCTCCAACAGGGAGTGCCCCAGACACAAGGGATTTTGAACAATTATGCCTTTAAGCATGCATCTTCAGGTTCAGGTTTTCAACCTTTTGTGAGAAGCAAAGTTTCTAACAATGGAGACACAAAGGAGAATTTGGATGCTACTGCCGCTTCTACATCTATGGCAACAGTTGCTCATCATGCTGAGACCTCCAATCAGGTTTCGCAagcagttgaaagagaagagggtgAGTGGTCTGATGCAGATTGTGCTTCTGACACCGCAGGAAGTGGTGttagcaacaaagaagagttggcTGGTATGGCAAATATTGAAGTGAAAGGAGAATCCCTGGAGAGAGAATCTGCTACTGTAAAATCTGCTGACGTGATTAAAGATGACGCTGCTGCTGATCCTAGTGACACTGAAATGGTTGACGTGTCTAAGGATCCATTGTTACGTGCTCCTACAGGACCTGAGAGCACAAAAAATTCTGAATGTAAAGGAAATCAATCCGGGGATGATTTAGACCAGGGCAACAAATTAAAGGATGTCAAAGGAGTAGAAGCCAGTTATGCATTGAAGTTTACAAACAACCCTGCAAAGAGACCTAAGCTAGATGAACACAAAGTAGCAATGCTCGGTAAAAAGCGGGCCAGGCAGACTGTGTTCATCAATGTTGAGGATGCAAAACAAGCTGGCACAATGAAGACAATAACACCAAGGAGGCAATCATCTTTTCCAGCACCAATTGTTACACGTACTGTGAAGGAAGGTTCTCGTGGTGTTGGTGAAAGAGCTACAGAAAAACCGAGCCAACCAGTTGTCCGAGACCAAAAACAGTCTGAATTGATTGGTTCAGAAAGAAGTAATTCTGCAGATCCAAGTGACCAAAATGGCGAACCCAATGGTGATGTTGAGTTGGGATCTCATGGCAGGTCAAAGAAAATGAATGCTGAAGAACCCCCCTCAGATTGCTATCAACAATCTGTGCCACGGCAGGCTTCTTCAAAGCAACCCATGGATCCCAAGCAGTTCAAGAGCAGACCAGTATCTTCTCAGAGAGCAGTTCTAACAGGACAAAATACCGCAGACCAGAAAACAGCCAACAAAAGGTCTCTCGTTCCCAAAAGACAAGCTTCAGGAAGTAACACACAGTACAATGACTCATCTGTCGAACGACTCATAAGGGAAGTGACAAATGACAAGTTCTGGCATAATCCAG AAGAGGAAGAACTTCAGTGTGTTCCTGGAAGCTTTGATTCTGCTGAGGAGTACATTAAAGTATTTGAGCCTTTGCTTTTTGAGGAATGCAGAGCTCAGCTATATAGTTCCTACGAGGAGAGTCTCGAGGCTGCATCAAGGGATGCACATGTAATGGTGCGTGTGAAAAGTGTGGATAGGCGTGAAAGAG GATGGTATGATGTCATTGTTCTACCAACACATGAATATAAATGGACTTTCAAAGAAGGTGAAGTTGCAATTTTGTCATTCCCACGGCCTAGTTCAG CAGCCCAGTCTAGTAGATCTAATCGGAAGACCGCTCCTTCAGTTGAAGACGCTGAAGCAGAAAGTGGACGGCTTGTAGGTACAGTCAGGCGCCATATGCCTATTGATACACGCGAACCTATTGGGGCGATTATTCATTTTTATGTTGGGGATTCATTTGATTCTAGCAG CGAGGCTAATGTTCTGAAGAAACTCCAACCTCGGAGTACCTGGTATTTAACCGGTCTTGGTTCTCTTGCAACAACACAGAGGGAATATGTAGCATTGCATGCTTTCCGACGCCTTAATGTGCAG ATGCAAAACGCAATTCTTCAACCGAGTCCAGAGCACTTCCCCAAGTATCAAGAGCAGCCACCTGCTATGCCTGACTGTTTCACGCCAAGTTTTTCTGACCATATCAATCGTACTTTCAATGGGCCTCAGCTATCGGCGATTCACTGGGCTGCAATGCACACAGCTGCTGGTACAAGCAATGGAGTGGTTAAGAAACAAGAACCATGGCCTTTCACATTAGTACAAGGCCCTCCTGGGACAGGGAAAACCCACACTGTCTGGGGAATGTTAAATGTTATTCATCTTGTTCAGTATCAATATTATTATGCTGCTCTGCTGAAGAAACTTGCTCCTGAAAGTTACAAGCAAGTTAGTAGTACCACTAACAGTACTTCAGAGACTTTTGCTGCGGGGTCTATTGACGAAGTTTTACAGAGCATGGATCAGAACCTCTTTCGCACTCTTCCCAAGCTTTGCCCCAAACCACGGATGCTTGTCTGTGCCCCATcaaatgctgcaacagatgagTTGCTTTCTCGTGTACTAGACCGAGGTTTCAtagatggtgagatgaaggtctaCCGCCCTGATGTTGCTCGTGTTGGAGTTGATACACAATCTCGTGCTGCCCAAGCTGTTTCAGTTGAGCGACGGACGGAACAACTTTTGATGAAGGGCCGTGATGAAGTAATTGGTTGGTTACAACAGCTAAAAGGCCGTGAGCAGCAGCTATCACAAGAGATAGGGCTTCTACAGAGGGAACTTAATATGGTGGCAGTGTCTGGTAGATCCCAGGGTTCAGTTGGGGTTGATCCTGAAGTGCTTGCTCACAGAGATCGTAACCGTGATATTCTCCTTCAGAAACTTGCGGCCTCTGTAGAAAGCAGGGATAAAGTACTGGTAGAGATGTCGCGGCTGCTGATATTAGAAGGCAAGTTCCGTGTTGGTGGTAACTTCAATCTGGAAGATGCTAGGTCTAGTCTGGAAGCCAGTTTTGCCAACGAAGCTGAAATTGTTTTTACAACAGTGTCAAGCAGTGGTCGCAGGTTATTTTCTCGTCTTAGTCATGGTTTTGATATGGTTGTTATTGATGAGGCTGCTCAGGCCAGTGAAGTAGGAGTCCTCCCTCCACTTGCACTTGGTGCTGCTAGATGTGTCTTGGTTGGCGATCCTCAGCAGCTGCCTGCCACTGTTATAAGCAAAGCGGCTGGAACTTTACTCTATAGCAGGAGCCTGTTTGAGAGGTTTCAGCAGGCTGGCTGCCCTACCATTTTGTTGTCTGTGCAATATCGGATGCATCCCCAGATCCGTGATTTTCCATCAAGATACTTCTATCAAGGGCGTCTTACAGACAGTGAAACTGTTGTCAAATTGCCTGATGAATCATATTACAAAGATGCATTAATGTCACCTTACATTTTCTATGACATCTCGCATGGCCGTGAGTCTCATAGAGGTGGCTCATCTTCATACCAGAATGTTCATGAAGCACAGTTTGCATTGCGTTTGTATGAGCATCTTCAGAAGCTGGTGAAAGCTAATGGTGGCAAGAAAGCATCTGTTGGTATAATCACTCCTTATAAGTTGCAGTTAAAGTGTCTACAAAGGGAATTTGAAGAGGTTATGAATACCGAGGAAGGGAAAGATATCTACATAAACACAGTTGATGCTTTCCAAGGTCAGGAGCGTGATGTGATTATCATGTCATGTGTCCGTGCTTCAAACCATGGCGTGGGGTTTGTTGCAGATATACGGCGTATGAATGTTGCTCTTACTCGAGCTAGGAGAGCTCTATGG GTTGTTGGTAATGCCAA
- the LOC127303243 gene encoding uncharacterized protein isoform X2: protein MGSRGRMLFDLNELPTEAEEEAAVVLSQPQLPVPNIYPSNLFLQQGVPQTQGILNNYAFKHASSGSGFQPFVRSKVSNNGDTKENLDATAASTSMATVAHHAETSNQVSQAVEREEGEWSDADCASDTAGSGVSNKEELAGMANIEVKGESLERESATVKSADVIKDDAAADPSDTEMVDVSKDPLLRAPTGPESTKNSECKGNQSGDDLDQGNKLKDVKGVEASYALKFTNNPAKRPKLDEHKVAMLGKKRARQTVFINVEDAKQAGTMKTITPRRQSSFPAPIVTRTVKEGSRGVGERATEKPSQPVVRDQKQSELIGSERSNSADPSDQNGEPNGDVELGSHGRSKKMNAEEPPSDCYQQSVPRQASSKQPMDPKQFKSRPVSSQRAVLTGQNTADQKTANKRSLVPKRQASGSNTQYNDSSVERLIREVTNDKFWHNPEEEELQCVPGSFDSAEEYIKVFEPLLFEECRAQLYSSYEESLEAASRDAHVMVRVKSVDRRERGWYDVIVLPTHEYKWTFKEGEVAILSFPRPSSAQSSRSNRKTAPSVEDAEAESGRLVGTVRRHMPIDTREPIGAIIHFYVGDSFDSSSEANVLKKLQPRSTWYLTGLGSLATTQREYVALHAFRRLNVQMQNAILQPSPEHFPKYQEQPPAMPDCFTPSFSDHINRTFNGPQLSAIHWAAMHTAAGTSNGVVKKQEPWPFTLVQGPPGTGKTHTVWGMLNVIHLVQYQYYYAALLKKLAPESYKQVSSTTNSTSETFAAGSIDEVLQSMDQNLFRTLPKLCPKPRMLVCAPSNAATDELLSRVLDRGFIDGEMKVYRPDVARVGVDTQSRAAQAVSVERRTEQLLMKGRDEVIGWLQQLKGREQQLSQEIGLLQRELNMVAVSGRSQGSVGVDPEVLAHRDRNRDILLQKLAASVESRDKVLVEMSRLLILEGKFRVGGNFNLEDARSSLEASFANEAEIVFTTVSSSGRRLFSRLSHGFDMVVIDEAAQASEVGVLPPLALGAARCVLVGDPQQLPATVISKAAGTLLYSRSLFERFQQAGCPTILLSVQYRMHPQIRDFPSRYFYQGRLTDSETVVKLPDESYYKDALMSPYIFYDISHGRESHRGGSSSYQNVHEAQFALRLYEHLQKLVKANGGKKASVGIITPYKLQLKCLQREFEEVMNTEEGKDIYINTVDAFQGQERDVIIMSCVRASNHGVGFVADIRRMNVALTRARRALWVVGNANALVQSEDWAALVADAKARKCFIDLDSIPKDFLAMKVSSNTPGRNSSNNTRNMRAGGPRPRHLDMLPDSRIGMRSDDDERVNSVSRNASNRNLDDLGRPGDRSRENLQFGLPRRPNSSNGSRREV from the exons ATGGGTTCTCGAGGAAGGATGTTATTTGACCTCAATGAGCTCCCAACAGAAGCTGAAGAAGAAGCTGCGGTTGTTTTGTCCCAACCTCAACTTCCTGTTCCCAATATATATCCCTCAAATTTGTTTCTCCAACAGGGAGTGCCCCAGACACAAGGGATTTTGAACAATTATGCCTTTAAGCATGCATCTTCAGGTTCAGGTTTTCAACCTTTTGTGAGAAGCAAAGTTTCTAACAATGGAGACACAAAGGAGAATTTGGATGCTACTGCCGCTTCTACATCTATGGCAACAGTTGCTCATCATGCTGAGACCTCCAATCAGGTTTCGCAagcagttgaaagagaagagggtgAGTGGTCTGATGCAGATTGTGCTTCTGACACCGCAGGAAGTGGTGttagcaacaaagaagagttggcTGGTATGGCAAATATTGAAGTGAAAGGAGAATCCCTGGAGAGAGAATCTGCTACTGTAAAATCTGCTGACGTGATTAAAGATGACGCTGCTGCTGATCCTAGTGACACTGAAATGGTTGACGTGTCTAAGGATCCATTGTTACGTGCTCCTACAGGACCTGAGAGCACAAAAAATTCTGAATGTAAAGGAAATCAATCCGGGGATGATTTAGACCAGGGCAACAAATTAAAGGATGTCAAAGGAGTAGAAGCCAGTTATGCATTGAAGTTTACAAACAACCCTGCAAAGAGACCTAAGCTAGATGAACACAAAGTAGCAATGCTCGGTAAAAAGCGGGCCAGGCAGACTGTGTTCATCAATGTTGAGGATGCAAAACAAGCTGGCACAATGAAGACAATAACACCAAGGAGGCAATCATCTTTTCCAGCACCAATTGTTACACGTACTGTGAAGGAAGGTTCTCGTGGTGTTGGTGAAAGAGCTACAGAAAAACCGAGCCAACCAGTTGTCCGAGACCAAAAACAGTCTGAATTGATTGGTTCAGAAAGAAGTAATTCTGCAGATCCAAGTGACCAAAATGGCGAACCCAATGGTGATGTTGAGTTGGGATCTCATGGCAGGTCAAAGAAAATGAATGCTGAAGAACCCCCCTCAGATTGCTATCAACAATCTGTGCCACGGCAGGCTTCTTCAAAGCAACCCATGGATCCCAAGCAGTTCAAGAGCAGACCAGTATCTTCTCAGAGAGCAGTTCTAACAGGACAAAATACCGCAGACCAGAAAACAGCCAACAAAAGGTCTCTCGTTCCCAAAAGACAAGCTTCAGGAAGTAACACACAGTACAATGACTCATCTGTCGAACGACTCATAAGGGAAGTGACAAATGACAAGTTCTGGCATAATCCAG AAGAGGAAGAACTTCAGTGTGTTCCTGGAAGCTTTGATTCTGCTGAGGAGTACATTAAAGTATTTGAGCCTTTGCTTTTTGAGGAATGCAGAGCTCAGCTATATAGTTCCTACGAGGAGAGTCTCGAGGCTGCATCAAGGGATGCACATGTAATGGTGCGTGTGAAAAGTGTGGATAGGCGTGAAAGAG GATGGTATGATGTCATTGTTCTACCAACACATGAATATAAATGGACTTTCAAAGAAGGTGAAGTTGCAATTTTGTCATTCCCACGGCCTAGTTCAG CCCAGTCTAGTAGATCTAATCGGAAGACCGCTCCTTCAGTTGAAGACGCTGAAGCAGAAAGTGGACGGCTTGTAGGTACAGTCAGGCGCCATATGCCTATTGATACACGCGAACCTATTGGGGCGATTATTCATTTTTATGTTGGGGATTCATTTGATTCTAGCAG CGAGGCTAATGTTCTGAAGAAACTCCAACCTCGGAGTACCTGGTATTTAACCGGTCTTGGTTCTCTTGCAACAACACAGAGGGAATATGTAGCATTGCATGCTTTCCGACGCCTTAATGTGCAG ATGCAAAACGCAATTCTTCAACCGAGTCCAGAGCACTTCCCCAAGTATCAAGAGCAGCCACCTGCTATGCCTGACTGTTTCACGCCAAGTTTTTCTGACCATATCAATCGTACTTTCAATGGGCCTCAGCTATCGGCGATTCACTGGGCTGCAATGCACACAGCTGCTGGTACAAGCAATGGAGTGGTTAAGAAACAAGAACCATGGCCTTTCACATTAGTACAAGGCCCTCCTGGGACAGGGAAAACCCACACTGTCTGGGGAATGTTAAATGTTATTCATCTTGTTCAGTATCAATATTATTATGCTGCTCTGCTGAAGAAACTTGCTCCTGAAAGTTACAAGCAAGTTAGTAGTACCACTAACAGTACTTCAGAGACTTTTGCTGCGGGGTCTATTGACGAAGTTTTACAGAGCATGGATCAGAACCTCTTTCGCACTCTTCCCAAGCTTTGCCCCAAACCACGGATGCTTGTCTGTGCCCCATcaaatgctgcaacagatgagTTGCTTTCTCGTGTACTAGACCGAGGTTTCAtagatggtgagatgaaggtctaCCGCCCTGATGTTGCTCGTGTTGGAGTTGATACACAATCTCGTGCTGCCCAAGCTGTTTCAGTTGAGCGACGGACGGAACAACTTTTGATGAAGGGCCGTGATGAAGTAATTGGTTGGTTACAACAGCTAAAAGGCCGTGAGCAGCAGCTATCACAAGAGATAGGGCTTCTACAGAGGGAACTTAATATGGTGGCAGTGTCTGGTAGATCCCAGGGTTCAGTTGGGGTTGATCCTGAAGTGCTTGCTCACAGAGATCGTAACCGTGATATTCTCCTTCAGAAACTTGCGGCCTCTGTAGAAAGCAGGGATAAAGTACTGGTAGAGATGTCGCGGCTGCTGATATTAGAAGGCAAGTTCCGTGTTGGTGGTAACTTCAATCTGGAAGATGCTAGGTCTAGTCTGGAAGCCAGTTTTGCCAACGAAGCTGAAATTGTTTTTACAACAGTGTCAAGCAGTGGTCGCAGGTTATTTTCTCGTCTTAGTCATGGTTTTGATATGGTTGTTATTGATGAGGCTGCTCAGGCCAGTGAAGTAGGAGTCCTCCCTCCACTTGCACTTGGTGCTGCTAGATGTGTCTTGGTTGGCGATCCTCAGCAGCTGCCTGCCACTGTTATAAGCAAAGCGGCTGGAACTTTACTCTATAGCAGGAGCCTGTTTGAGAGGTTTCAGCAGGCTGGCTGCCCTACCATTTTGTTGTCTGTGCAATATCGGATGCATCCCCAGATCCGTGATTTTCCATCAAGATACTTCTATCAAGGGCGTCTTACAGACAGTGAAACTGTTGTCAAATTGCCTGATGAATCATATTACAAAGATGCATTAATGTCACCTTACATTTTCTATGACATCTCGCATGGCCGTGAGTCTCATAGAGGTGGCTCATCTTCATACCAGAATGTTCATGAAGCACAGTTTGCATTGCGTTTGTATGAGCATCTTCAGAAGCTGGTGAAAGCTAATGGTGGCAAGAAAGCATCTGTTGGTATAATCACTCCTTATAAGTTGCAGTTAAAGTGTCTACAAAGGGAATTTGAAGAGGTTATGAATACCGAGGAAGGGAAAGATATCTACATAAACACAGTTGATGCTTTCCAAGGTCAGGAGCGTGATGTGATTATCATGTCATGTGTCCGTGCTTCAAACCATGGCGTGGGGTTTGTTGCAGATATACGGCGTATGAATGTTGCTCTTACTCGAGCTAGGAGAGCTCTATGG GTTGTTGGTAATGCCAA